A stretch of Paenibacillus sp. URB8-2 DNA encodes these proteins:
- the trxA gene encoding thioredoxin — MAIVNVSDQSFNNEVQGQGTVVVDFWAPWCGPCKMLAPILDELSTELGDGVKIAKLNVDENPETASRFGVMSIPTLIFFKDGQPVDKVVGLNSKESLKNIVAKHQ; from the coding sequence ATGGCAATTGTTAACGTGTCTGACCAATCCTTTAACAATGAGGTTCAAGGTCAAGGTACTGTAGTGGTGGACTTCTGGGCACCATGGTGCGGTCCTTGCAAAATGCTTGCTCCGATTCTGGACGAATTGTCCACCGAGCTTGGAGACGGCGTGAAAATCGCGAAATTGAACGTGGATGAAAATCCGGAAACGGCATCCCGTTTCGGCGTTATGAGCATTCCGACGCTGATCTTCTTTAAAGACGGCCAGCCTGTCGATAAAGTGGTCGGTCTGAACTCCAAAGAATCGCTGAAAAACATCGTAGCCAAACACCAATAA
- a CDS encoding YqzM family protein, whose protein sequence is MDVNVRTPDPREHVNEEPRNDLGDLMNGFFGMTTFMAVVFFGMVIIKFLMSE, encoded by the coding sequence ATGGATGTCAATGTGCGGACACCAGATCCGCGGGAGCATGTGAACGAAGAGCCCCGCAATGACCTGGGCGATTTAATGAACGGTTTTTTTGGAATGACCACATTTATGGCCGTTGTGTTTTTCGGCATGGTCATCATCAAGTTCCTAATGTCGGAGTGA
- the dnaI gene encoding primosomal protein DnaI: MESMGEVLRSMNNPALRLRSRDLEHELLNHPLVLRLREEHPELEESRLRLHLSRLYQYVEESRNCANCPGLERCPNDFPGHYSKLTVESAGGFPDLYERKTACPLQIARDNQERIRKRIRSFYVDERVLSEGYDEIEIMGKDPRRAPAVGRLFRYIESAKETGLPARGMYLYGSFGTGKTFLMCYLLHELAIAGFSGVIVYMPDFVEELKSIMTDGQKLKETVDTMKNCDLLIFDDIGAENLNPWARDHVLGPILNYRMNRKPTFYTSNYPLEGLEKHLSFTSKDGEEVYKGQRLMNRISPYVDVVQLVGENQRGYSGHPS, from the coding sequence GTGGAGTCCATGGGCGAAGTGCTTCGTTCGATGAATAATCCCGCTCTGCGCCTACGTTCGAGGGATTTGGAGCATGAACTGCTGAACCATCCGCTCGTGCTTCGGCTGCGCGAAGAGCACCCCGAACTGGAAGAATCCAGGCTGAGGCTTCATTTAAGCCGCCTGTATCAATATGTGGAGGAATCCCGCAATTGCGCGAACTGCCCGGGTCTGGAACGGTGCCCCAACGATTTTCCAGGGCATTACAGCAAGCTGACCGTGGAGAGCGCGGGCGGCTTTCCCGACTTGTACGAGCGCAAGACTGCATGCCCGCTGCAGATCGCTAGAGACAATCAGGAGCGCATCCGCAAACGGATTCGCAGCTTCTATGTCGATGAGCGTGTGCTGAGCGAAGGCTATGACGAGATTGAAATTATGGGTAAGGACCCGCGGCGCGCTCCGGCAGTGGGCCGGCTGTTCCGATATATCGAGAGTGCGAAAGAGACGGGGCTGCCTGCACGCGGGATGTACCTGTACGGCTCCTTCGGCACCGGTAAGACGTTCCTGATGTGCTACCTGCTGCATGAGCTGGCGATCGCCGGATTCAGCGGCGTTATCGTGTACATGCCTGATTTTGTCGAGGAACTGAAATCGATCATGACGGACGGCCAAAAGCTGAAAGAAACCGTCGATACGATGAAGAACTGCGATTTGCTGATATTTGACGATATCGGGGCGGAGAATTTGAACCCCTGGGCGCGCGACCATGTGCTGGGGCCGATTCTGAACTACCGGATGAACCGCAAACCGACCTTCTACACGTCGAACTATCCGCTGGAGGGACTGGAGAAACATCTCAGCTTCACCAGCAAGGACGGCGAGGAGGTTTATAAGGGGCAGCGGCTGATGAACCGGATTTCGCCTTACGTGGATGTGGTGCAGCTGGTGGGAGAGAACCAGCGGGGATACTCGGGACACCCCTCCTAA
- a CDS encoding helicase DnaB, which yields MHISHLHHFTEHHRYCVSREFGLSPVDERMLSSIYQPMVGAFAISLYRLLFSHVPAEGIGYSAAEPQRRLFLTLGIEPNEKGRRTMIEQASKLEAVGLLQTSRVFIPESEDYMYEYELLPPLSPSDFFATQHLTLLLRDKVGKFAVLSLREQFWSREPEDWSRGAIGKENISRPFYDIFELNTHVIDYELEQALTEVAAVRQPVRDGEGKLAIGYSDIILRFPRESANRAHVEKLRFDFEQMGVINYVAHKYKLGAQDLCRLLDEDGVFTPDGEVMLDELQHRASQHFRQNMKRHEQREAAAAKVVSIRAAEQGEEPIVPEEQPVEMEYYVEVPPQFLSKCDIHQYNMMLRNEPYTRLLQTFFPGAVPGQLMDIFEKIDLNYKLPGEVINILIHYLMAMVASGGEQRINRNFVEAIASNMLVKQVNSYEKAVRYIRDQSKVKGKAASGSPGTRTRSYAKGGGRSGKPEIQIAMDDGQSAAVSEEEFAAMMQMAANIKASKKKGAAE from the coding sequence ATGCATATCAGTCATTTACATCATTTCACCGAACATCATCGGTACTGCGTTTCCCGCGAATTCGGTCTTAGTCCCGTCGACGAACGTATGCTGAGTTCCATCTACCAGCCTATGGTCGGCGCTTTTGCCATAAGTTTGTACCGTCTGCTTTTTTCACATGTTCCCGCGGAAGGTATCGGCTATTCGGCCGCTGAACCGCAGCGCCGCCTGTTTCTGACGCTCGGCATTGAACCGAACGAGAAGGGCCGCAGAACGATGATTGAACAGGCTTCCAAGCTGGAAGCGGTCGGTCTGCTTCAGACCAGCCGGGTCTTCATACCGGAATCCGAAGATTATATGTACGAGTACGAGCTGCTGCCGCCGCTGTCTCCGTCCGATTTTTTCGCCACCCAGCACTTAACGCTGCTGCTCCGCGACAAGGTCGGCAAATTCGCCGTATTGTCCCTGAGAGAGCAGTTTTGGAGCCGGGAGCCGGAGGATTGGAGCCGGGGAGCCATAGGCAAGGAAAATATATCGCGGCCGTTTTACGATATTTTCGAACTGAACACGCATGTCATCGATTACGAGTTAGAACAGGCTCTGACCGAGGTTGCCGCCGTCCGTCAACCTGTGCGGGATGGAGAAGGCAAGCTGGCCATCGGCTACAGCGACATTATTTTGCGGTTTCCGCGGGAGTCGGCCAACCGTGCGCATGTCGAGAAGCTGCGCTTCGATTTTGAACAGATGGGCGTCATCAACTATGTGGCACACAAATACAAGCTGGGCGCGCAGGATTTGTGCCGGCTGCTTGACGAGGACGGTGTTTTTACGCCGGACGGCGAGGTTATGTTAGACGAGCTTCAGCACAGGGCAAGCCAGCATTTCCGGCAAAATATGAAGCGGCATGAGCAGCGTGAGGCCGCCGCCGCCAAGGTCGTGTCAATCAGAGCGGCCGAGCAGGGCGAGGAACCGATCGTCCCCGAAGAGCAGCCGGTCGAGATGGAATATTATGTGGAGGTTCCCCCGCAGTTCCTCTCCAAATGCGATATTCACCAATATAATATGATGCTGCGCAACGAGCCGTATACCCGTCTGCTTCAGACTTTTTTCCCGGGCGCGGTGCCGGGCCAGCTGATGGATATTTTCGAGAAGATCGATTTGAATTACAAGCTTCCGGGCGAAGTCATCAACATTCTCATTCACTATCTGATGGCGATGGTCGCCTCGGGAGGAGAGCAGCGGATCAACCGCAATTTTGTGGAAGCCATTGCCTCCAATATGCTGGTTAAACAGGTCAACAGCTATGAGAAGGCGGTACGCTACATACGCGATCAATCCAAGGTAAAAGGAAAAGCAGCCTCCGGCTCGCCGGGAACACGCACGCGTTCCTATGCCAAGGGTGGAGGCCGGTCCGGCAAGCCCGAAATCCAGATTGCTATGGATGACGGTCAGTCTGCGGCGGTGTCGGAGGAAGAATTCGCAGCTATGATGCAGATGGCGGCGAATATCAAGGCCAGCAAGAAAAAAGGAGCGGCGGAATAG
- a CDS encoding YuiB family protein, which produces MGFIPVFVLTVLFFVMMFGIGFILNMLMKTTWFPAYLFVLVILPVVVYSIWDRSSMTLWEHLSSFHLVDYLTGIAGLAGAVLSGWTIRRLRLGGYKMF; this is translated from the coding sequence ATGGGATTTATTCCTGTGTTTGTGCTCACCGTTCTGTTCTTTGTGATGATGTTCGGCATCGGCTTTATCCTCAATATGTTAATGAAGACCACTTGGTTTCCGGCTTATCTGTTCGTGCTCGTCATTTTGCCGGTAGTGGTGTATTCCATTTGGGACCGGTCTTCCATGACGCTATGGGAGCATTTGTCTTCTTTTCACCTGGTGGACTATTTAACCGGCATTGCCGGTCTGGCCGGAGCGGTGCTCAGCGGCTGGACGATCCGGCGCCTGCGGCTCGGCGGCTATAAAATGTTCTGA
- the hemQ gene encoding hydrogen peroxide-dependent heme synthase, producing the protein MSEAALTLEGWYALHDFRSLDWTAWTAADDEERAVALDELNAFIEEWSGVEEAKLGSSAWYSIVGQKADFVMIYLRESLEELNKLEVAFNKTAFAPFTTKAYSYVSIVELSNYNPSGESGEDPMQNPHIAARLKPILPQSRHICFYPMNKKRELADNWYMLDMAKRKELMYSHGLIGRGYAGKVKQIITGSVGFDDWEWGVTLFAEDALQFKKLVYEMRFDEVSARYGEFGSFYVGNLLTFESFEEMLKV; encoded by the coding sequence ATGAGTGAAGCCGCTTTGACGCTGGAAGGATGGTATGCGCTCCATGACTTCCGCTCTCTGGATTGGACCGCCTGGACGGCGGCCGATGATGAGGAACGCGCTGTGGCTCTGGATGAACTAAATGCTTTTATAGAGGAATGGTCCGGTGTCGAAGAGGCGAAGCTGGGCAGTTCCGCCTGGTATTCGATCGTCGGCCAGAAAGCCGATTTTGTGATGATCTATCTGCGCGAAAGCCTGGAAGAGCTGAACAAGCTCGAGGTCGCCTTCAACAAGACCGCCTTTGCCCCCTTTACAACCAAAGCTTACTCCTATGTCAGCATTGTGGAGCTTAGCAATTATAATCCGAGCGGAGAGAGCGGAGAAGACCCGATGCAGAATCCCCATATCGCCGCCCGCCTGAAGCCGATCCTGCCGCAATCCCGGCATATCTGCTTCTATCCGATGAACAAAAAGCGCGAGCTGGCCGACAACTGGTACATGCTCGATATGGCCAAGCGCAAGGAGCTGATGTATTCCCACGGGCTGATCGGCCGCGGCTACGCCGGCAAGGTGAAACAAATCATTACCGGCTCTGTCGGCTTCGACGATTGGGAATGGGGCGTAACGCTGTTCGCGGAGGACGCGCTGCAGTTCAAGAAGCTTGTCTACGAGATGCGGTTTGACGAAGTCAGCGCCCGCTACGGGGAATTCGGATCGTTCTATGTCGGCAATCTGCTGACTTTTGAATCCTTTGAAGAGATGCTTAAGGTATAG
- a CDS encoding NAD(P)/FAD-dependent oxidoreductase, translating into MNSIPKIVILGAGYGGILTAQRLQKALNYNEADVTLVNRHEYHYFTTHLHMPAAGTDSIEHSRVSISKLIDEFKIDLVKSSVQEIRTQQKKVILEDGTLSYDYLVIALGGEPETFGIPGLDKYAMTIRSINSVRLIREHIEYQFAKYKNENNPQEHINFVVGGAGFSGIEFVAELADRIPGLCKEYDVDPSLVNIYNVEAAPTALPGFAPELVEHAMKVLTKKGVTFKIGVAIKECMPGSVLLATGEEIKASTIVWTGGIRGNHLIEAAGFEAMRGRVKVDEYLRAPGHENIFIIGDGSLMIAPEGRPYPPTAQIAMQQGECCAHNLVAAIRGQQPKKFIFSNKGTVASLGKGEGIAVVGDKKYKGFVAAQLKKVVDMRYLFIIGGIPLVLKKGRFL; encoded by the coding sequence ATGAACAGTATTCCCAAAATCGTAATTCTAGGTGCGGGATACGGAGGTATTTTAACCGCACAGCGTTTGCAAAAGGCATTGAACTACAACGAGGCGGATGTCACCCTTGTTAATCGCCACGAGTACCATTACTTTACGACCCATCTTCATATGCCTGCAGCCGGAACGGACAGCATAGAGCATTCGCGCGTTTCCATTTCCAAGCTGATCGACGAGTTCAAGATCGATCTTGTGAAGTCGTCGGTGCAGGAAATCCGCACCCAGCAGAAAAAGGTTATTCTGGAGGACGGCACGCTGTCCTACGACTACCTTGTTATCGCGCTCGGCGGCGAGCCGGAGACGTTCGGCATTCCGGGACTGGACAAGTACGCCATGACGATTCGCAGCATTAACTCTGTCCGGCTCATCCGCGAGCATATCGAATACCAGTTTGCCAAATATAAGAACGAGAACAATCCGCAGGAGCATATCAATTTCGTTGTCGGCGGCGCGGGCTTTAGCGGCATTGAATTTGTGGCCGAGCTGGCGGACCGGATTCCGGGACTCTGCAAGGAATACGACGTTGATCCGAGCCTGGTCAACATCTACAACGTGGAAGCCGCTCCAACGGCGCTGCCGGGCTTCGCACCGGAGCTTGTGGAGCATGCCATGAAAGTGCTGACGAAGAAAGGCGTAACCTTCAAGATCGGCGTAGCGATCAAGGAATGCATGCCGGGCAGCGTCCTGCTTGCGACGGGCGAGGAAATCAAGGCATCAACGATCGTCTGGACGGGCGGCATTCGCGGCAACCATCTGATCGAGGCGGCGGGCTTTGAGGCCATGCGCGGGCGTGTAAAAGTGGACGAATACCTGCGTGCTCCGGGGCATGAGAACATCTTCATCATCGGCGATGGATCGCTGATGATTGCGCCGGAAGGACGCCCTTATCCTCCGACGGCGCAAATCGCCATGCAGCAGGGCGAGTGCTGCGCCCATAATCTGGTCGCTGCGATCCGGGGGCAGCAGCCGAAGAAATTCATATTCAGCAATAAAGGAACGGTAGCTTCGCTTGGCAAAGGCGAGGGAATCGCCGTAGTCGGTGACAAGAAATATAAAGGCTTTGTGGCGGCCCAGCTGAAAAAAGTCGTGGATATGCGCTACCTCTTTATTATCGGGGGGATTCCGCTGGTGCTGAAGAAAGGGAGATTCCTGTAA
- a CDS encoding NAD(P)/FAD-dependent oxidoreductase produces the protein MTSQQSNSPISDLLIIGGGPAGMFAAFYGGMRQASVTLIESMPQLGGQLAALYPEKYIYDVAGFPKITAQELVDNLSRQMSLFQSDIRLEEKVLSVEKREERHFVVTTDKAEYHAKAVIITAGVGAFEPRRLELPEAGRFEKANLHYFVSDLNACKDKKVLISGGGDSAVDWALMLEPIAAEVTLIHRRDKFRAHEHSVENLMNSKVKIITPTEISALHGEEFIEKVTLSNVKTKETQDIEVDSVIVNFGFVSSLGPITEWGIDIEGSSIVVDSRMETNIPGLFAAGDITTYPGKLKLIAVGFGEAPTAVNNAKVYIDPEAKLSPGHSSNLKL, from the coding sequence GTGACTTCCCAGCAATCCAATTCTCCCATTAGCGACCTGCTGATCATAGGCGGCGGCCCGGCAGGTATGTTTGCCGCGTTCTACGGCGGAATGCGTCAGGCGTCCGTAACCCTTATTGAAAGTATGCCTCAACTGGGCGGGCAGCTTGCCGCGCTCTATCCCGAAAAATATATTTACGACGTAGCGGGATTCCCAAAAATCACAGCACAAGAGCTGGTAGATAATCTTTCCCGGCAAATGAGCCTGTTCCAGAGCGATATCCGTCTGGAGGAAAAGGTCCTTTCCGTGGAAAAACGGGAGGAACGCCATTTTGTCGTGACTACCGACAAAGCGGAGTATCATGCCAAGGCCGTTATCATCACGGCAGGCGTCGGCGCCTTTGAACCCCGCCGTCTGGAGCTTCCCGAAGCCGGACGCTTCGAAAAAGCGAATTTGCACTATTTTGTAAGCGATTTGAATGCTTGTAAAGATAAAAAAGTACTGATCAGCGGCGGCGGCGATTCCGCGGTCGACTGGGCATTGATGCTCGAACCGATCGCCGCCGAGGTCACTCTGATCCACCGCCGCGACAAGTTCCGCGCTCACGAGCACAGCGTAGAGAACCTGATGAATTCCAAAGTCAAGATTATCACGCCTACCGAGATTTCCGCGCTGCATGGCGAAGAGTTTATTGAGAAAGTGACCCTTTCCAATGTCAAGACCAAAGAAACTCAAGACATTGAAGTAGACAGCGTCATTGTCAACTTCGGCTTCGTTTCCTCGCTCGGTCCGATCACCGAATGGGGCATCGACATCGAAGGCAGCTCCATAGTCGTCGATTCCCGGATGGAGACGAATATCCCGGGCCTTTTTGCCGCCGGCGATATTACCACCTATCCCGGCAAGCTGAAGCTGATCGCCGTCGGATTCGGCGAGGCGCCGACCGCCGTGAACAATGCGAAGGTCTACATCGATCCCGAAGCGAAGCTGTCCCCGGGCCACAGCAGCAATCTGAAGCTGTAA
- the sda gene encoding sporulation histidine kinase inhibitor Sda, with protein MVELSDEMLLDSYHKAIELQLEHDFIKLLLVEILKRNLHSPQHAVLH; from the coding sequence GTGGTCGAATTATCGGACGAGATGCTGTTGGACTCTTATCATAAAGCCATAGAACTTCAGTTGGAGCATGATTTTATCAAGCTTCTGCTCGTTGAAATTCTCAAACGGAACTTACACTCTCCACAGCATGCGGTACTCCATTAA
- a CDS encoding YheC/YheD family protein, producing MAGRQLASKWRKTKALLSDGRVAGYIPRTMPYSHSTLRSMLGQYGNVVIKPIVGGGGYGVIKVFRDGRGYGFTYMDKTRTYRDFASMAESLKRARVKRGYLIQQGISLARIAGRPIDYRVKVVKNGEHWEFRSMVGRLARPGLFVTNLCKGGTMLTCREGLRRSLPRINFSAKRKEMRNLTLTCIQVMERHFPGIGELGFDYAVDRSGKIWILEVNTRPQ from the coding sequence ATGGCAGGAAGACAACTGGCCAGCAAATGGCGGAAGACCAAAGCTTTGCTCAGCGACGGAAGGGTCGCCGGTTATATTCCGAGAACGATGCCCTACAGCCATTCCACGCTTCGTTCCATGCTGGGCCAATACGGAAATGTCGTGATCAAACCGATTGTCGGCGGCGGGGGTTATGGCGTCATTAAGGTATTCCGGGACGGCAGGGGTTACGGCTTTACCTATATGGACAAAACACGGACATACCGGGACTTTGCAAGTATGGCGGAATCGCTGAAGAGAGCCAGGGTCAAGCGCGGCTATTTGATCCAGCAGGGCATATCGCTTGCGAGAATCGCCGGACGTCCGATAGATTACAGAGTTAAGGTAGTGAAGAATGGAGAGCATTGGGAATTCCGCTCCATGGTTGGCCGTCTGGCCAGACCCGGACTGTTCGTGACCAATTTGTGCAAGGGAGGCACCATGCTGACCTGCAGGGAAGGACTCCGAAGATCGCTCCCGCGGATCAATTTTTCGGCTAAAAGAAAGGAAATGCGCAATTTGACCCTGACTTGCATCCAGGTGATGGAGCGTCATTTTCCTGGGATCGGCGAGCTGGGGTTCGATTATGCCGTGGACCGGTCGGGGAAAATCTGGATTCTGGAAGTGAACACAAGACCGCAATAA
- a CDS encoding IS1182 family transposase, whose product MIRQQQTLVLSPYAALYDIVVPKDNILRQINELVDFTFIYEELETKYCLDNGRNAIDPVRMFKYLLLKAIFELSDVDIVERSKYDLSFKYFLGMAPEDPVIDPSSLTKFRKLRLKDINLLDMLIGKTVELAIEQNILKSNSIIVDATHTKARYNQKTPQEILQDRARKLRKAVYTMDESVKVKMPAKNTTSELEDEIAYCQKLVNFIENESGIAQVPKILEPLNLLKETVADDVEQLRLAADPDARVGHKSADSAFFGYKTHLAMTEERLITAAVITTGEKNDGKQLQTLIEKSKAAGMQVKTVIGDTAYSEKDNIAYTKTNEIELVAKLNPLVTQGARKKEDEFLFNKDAGMYVCPAGHMAIRKARQGKKGVGKNQTDTYYFDVKLCKHCPFKEGCYKEGAKSKSYSVSIKSDEHTEQMTFQDSEYFKEKSKERYKIEAKNSELKHGHGYDVATSSGLLGMEMQGAMTIFAVNLKRILKLTD is encoded by the coding sequence ATGATTCGGCAACAACAAACCTTAGTTTTGAGTCCTTATGCGGCATTGTATGACATCGTTGTCCCGAAGGACAATATACTCCGTCAAATCAATGAATTGGTGGATTTCACTTTCATATACGAAGAACTGGAAACAAAGTATTGCTTGGATAATGGACGCAACGCCATTGATCCGGTGCGCATGTTTAAATATTTACTGCTGAAAGCCATTTTTGAACTCTCTGACGTCGACATCGTGGAGCGTTCAAAGTACGACCTGTCGTTCAAGTACTTCCTCGGCATGGCGCCGGAAGACCCGGTCATCGATCCGAGTTCCTTAACGAAGTTCCGTAAACTACGTTTGAAAGATATCAACCTTTTGGACATGCTCATCGGCAAGACCGTAGAACTTGCCATCGAGCAAAATATCCTAAAGAGCAATTCCATCATCGTCGACGCCACGCATACGAAAGCACGTTACAACCAGAAAACGCCTCAAGAAATTCTACAAGACCGTGCACGGAAATTGCGAAAAGCCGTGTACACCATGGATGAGTCAGTCAAGGTCAAAATGCCGGCAAAGAATACAACGAGCGAACTCGAAGATGAAATTGCGTACTGCCAAAAACTCGTCAACTTCATCGAAAATGAGAGTGGCATTGCACAAGTGCCAAAAATTCTGGAGCCGCTTAACCTGCTGAAAGAAACGGTTGCGGATGACGTCGAGCAACTTCGCCTGGCGGCGGATCCGGATGCGCGCGTTGGCCACAAGAGCGCAGATTCCGCATTTTTTGGATACAAAACTCATCTAGCGATGACTGAGGAACGCCTTATTACGGCGGCTGTCATTACAACCGGTGAAAAGAATGACGGCAAGCAATTGCAGACCCTTATCGAAAAAAGCAAGGCAGCTGGCATGCAGGTCAAAACGGTGATTGGGGATACTGCATATTCCGAAAAAGATAATATTGCGTACACGAAAACAAATGAAATTGAACTTGTGGCCAAACTAAATCCCCTCGTCACGCAAGGTGCGCGTAAGAAAGAAGACGAATTTTTATTCAACAAAGATGCAGGCATGTACGTATGTCCAGCTGGACATATGGCCATTCGAAAGGCTCGGCAGGGTAAAAAAGGGGTCGGCAAAAATCAAACAGACACCTATTATTTTGATGTGAAACTATGCAAGCATTGTCCGTTCAAGGAAGGGTGCTACAAAGAAGGCGCTAAAAGCAAAAGCTATTCGGTAAGTATTAAATCCGATGAGCACACCGAGCAAATGACGTTCCAAGATTCAGAGTATTTCAAGGAAAAATCCAAGGAACGCTACAAAATTGAAGCGAAGAACAGTGAACTCAAACATGGACACGGGTATGATGTCGCGACATCCTCGGGTCTGCTTGGCATGGAAATGCAAGGGGCGATGACAATTTTCGCTGTGAATTTAAAACGAATCTTAAAGTTAACAGACTAA
- a CDS encoding S-layer homology domain-containing protein, producing MKKSITALILILLFSTLWQAMASAAEPVWFTDVAASADASTKQAAVTGKVASGAGQLVTLKVVDPGGQFFLDSIKSGDGGVFTFKWNLSAEGKYEVQLGVENSSAPYKTSFTYGLTAPTPTPTPSATASATPSAGSGSGSGGSGMPASQAPSPSPANIVRVTEDKLTLNEGLKEATFTLGTSTEARIPVALLEKLAQGGNGLNLEGDKFTLKLSAQTLGELLAQASKAGGEVAVSVAKVPPADGESLLALAKQRQFAEIKPGSEIYEFKLKLIAAGGAETAVSAFGHPVTLQLKASGLATGKLAGLYYISNAGELEYIGSLSSGNVASGRTSHFSKYAVLEYRKTFTDVPAGNWAYDAVTEMAAKQVVEGISLREFAPARKVTRAEFAALLVRALGLSGGGAAFTDVPAGKWYADEVAAAYQAGIIKGIGSDFFKPEQTISREEMAAMLVRAWSVLHPQAKPEAAAPVFKDQSAISVWAREAVGTAAGLGLMKGRSAAAFVPQGTTTRAEAAQAIANILNAGN from the coding sequence ATGAAGAAAAGCATAACCGCGCTAATCCTAATCCTTCTCTTTTCCACACTCTGGCAGGCAATGGCCTCCGCTGCGGAACCCGTCTGGTTTACAGATGTTGCCGCAAGCGCCGACGCGTCCACCAAGCAGGCTGCGGTTACAGGTAAAGTGGCGTCCGGAGCCGGACAGCTGGTGACGCTGAAGGTAGTGGATCCCGGCGGCCAATTTTTTCTTGACAGTATAAAAAGCGGGGACGGCGGTGTGTTCACATTTAAATGGAACCTTTCCGCCGAGGGCAAGTATGAGGTTCAGCTCGGCGTGGAGAACAGCAGCGCTCCGTACAAAACCAGCTTTACATACGGGCTGACGGCGCCAACTCCAACCCCAACGCCAAGTGCAACCGCAAGCGCAACGCCCTCAGCTGGTTCGGGCTCCGGTTCGGGCGGCTCGGGCATGCCGGCATCCCAGGCGCCTTCTCCCTCTCCCGCCAATATCGTGCGGGTAACGGAGGATAAGCTCACCCTGAACGAAGGCCTAAAAGAGGCGACGTTCACACTTGGAACAAGCACAGAGGCGCGCATTCCGGTCGCTCTGCTGGAAAAGCTTGCGCAGGGCGGCAACGGTCTCAATTTGGAGGGTGACAAATTCACGCTTAAACTGAGCGCTCAGACGCTCGGCGAACTGCTTGCCCAGGCATCCAAAGCAGGCGGGGAAGTGGCCGTTAGTGTCGCCAAGGTGCCGCCTGCCGACGGCGAGTCCCTGCTGGCGCTCGCGAAGCAGCGCCAGTTTGCCGAAATCAAGCCGGGAAGCGAAATATACGAATTCAAGCTGAAGCTGATTGCGGCCGGCGGAGCGGAAACGGCGGTCTCCGCATTCGGGCATCCGGTTACGCTCCAGTTGAAGGCAAGCGGGCTAGCAACTGGCAAGCTGGCCGGTCTCTATTATATTTCCAATGCAGGGGAGCTTGAGTATATCGGCAGCCTGTCTTCAGGAAATGTGGCGAGCGGCAGAACGAGTCATTTCAGCAAATACGCGGTGCTGGAGTACCGCAAAACATTCACGGATGTTCCCGCCGGAAACTGGGCATATGACGCCGTTACGGAAATGGCGGCGAAGCAAGTAGTGGAAGGGATCAGCCTGAGGGAGTTCGCTCCCGCCCGCAAAGTGACGCGTGCGGAATTCGCGGCGCTGCTGGTTCGGGCGCTGGGACTGAGCGGAGGCGGCGCGGCATTCACGGATGTTCCTGCCGGCAAGTGGTACGCGGATGAAGTGGCGGCAGCCTATCAGGCCGGAATCATCAAGGGGATTGGCAGCGATTTCTTCAAACCGGAGCAGACCATCAGCCGCGAGGAAATGGCGGCGATGCTCGTCAGAGCCTGGAGCGTCCTCCATCCGCAGGCCAAACCGGAAGCTGCCGCGCCGGTCTTCAAGGACCAAAGCGCAATCAGCGTTTGGGCGCGGGAAGCCGTCGGCACAGCCGCGGGACTTGGCCTGATGAAAGGCAGAAGCGCGGCAGCGTTCGTCCCGCAGGGAACGACGACCCGCGCGGAAGCGGCTCAAGCGATTGCGAATATATTGAATGCCGGGAATTGA